In the genome of Vidua macroura isolate BioBank_ID:100142 chromosome 19, ASM2450914v1, whole genome shotgun sequence, one region contains:
- the LOC128816735 gene encoding GTP-binding protein Rhes-like → MSLVVKEKNHVRLVFLGAAGVGKTSLIRRFLMDTFEPKHRRTVEELHSKEYEVCGATVKVEILDTSGSYSFPAMRKLSIQNSDAFALVYAVDDAESFESVKSLREEILEVKEDKFPPIVVVGNKAESGGERQVPVEDALSLVELDWNSRFVETSAKDNENVLEVFRELLQQVNLPSRLSPALCKRRETLPKEQALRPPMNKTNSCSVC, encoded by the coding sequence ATGTCCCTGGTGGTGAAGGAGAAGAACCACGTCCGGTTGGTTTTCCTGGGAGCTGCCGGCGTGGGCAAGACCTCGCTCATCCGCCGCTTCCTGATGGACACCTTCGAGCCCAAGCACCGGCGCACGGTGGAGGAGCTGCACAGCAAGGAGTACGAGGTGTGCGGGGCCACGGTCAAGGTGGAGATCCTGGACACCAGCGGCAGCTACTCCTTCCCGGCCATGAGGAAGCTCTCGATCCAGAACAGCGACGCCTTCGCCCTGGTCTACGCCGTGGATGACGCCGAGTCCTTTGAGAGCGTCAAGAGCCTGCGGGAGGAGATCCTGGAGGTGAAGGAGGACAAGTTCCCTCCCATCGTGGTGGTCGGCAACAAGGCGGAGAGCGGCGGCGAGCGGCAGGTGCCGGTGGAGGACGCGCTGTCGCTGGTGGAGCTGGACTGGAACAGCCGCTTCGTGGAGACGTCGGCCAAGGACAACGAGAACGTCCTGGAGGTgttcagggagctgctgcagcaggtcaACCTGCCCAGCAGGCTCAGCCCCGCGCTCTGCAAGAGGAGGGAGACGCTGCCCAAGGAGCAGGCGCTCAGGCCGCCCATGAACAAGACCAACAGCTGCTCCGTGTGCTGA